One window of Hyphomicrobiales bacterium genomic DNA carries:
- a CDS encoding ABC transporter permease subunit has product MTARLAWLLLVVFNLVTIAVLLVPLVVSVLVSFNPSEHIGIPDTFSLKWYREFFGDWQWTDALRSSLYVAFLTIVISLPVGMLAAIAFTRYGLKWAGALNLAIMLPLFIPPVVIGLGSLTFHRWIGIWGTHFSVAAAHALWAIPLVFVVLRTTLKGVDRSLEEAAAGLGASPLVVFREVTLPLTATGVLVGALFAFIISINEFIMALFLGTAEVKTLPVAIWPKIRYLLTPIVAAASSVIIVITVLLLVICARLMNIRRLVEMK; this is encoded by the coding sequence ATGACCGCCCGGCTCGCCTGGCTGCTGCTCGTCGTCTTCAACCTCGTGACCATCGCGGTCCTGCTGGTGCCGTTGGTGGTCTCTGTCCTCGTCTCGTTCAATCCGTCGGAACACATCGGCATCCCGGACACCTTCTCGCTCAAGTGGTACCGGGAGTTCTTCGGCGACTGGCAGTGGACCGATGCGCTGCGCTCGAGCCTCTATGTCGCCTTCCTGACGATCGTCATCTCGCTGCCGGTCGGCATGCTGGCGGCGATCGCTTTCACGCGCTATGGCCTCAAGTGGGCCGGCGCGCTCAACCTCGCGATCATGCTGCCGCTGTTCATTCCGCCCGTCGTCATCGGCCTTGGCTCGCTCACCTTCCATCGCTGGATCGGGATCTGGGGAACGCACTTTTCCGTCGCGGCGGCGCACGCGCTCTGGGCGATCCCTCTCGTTTTCGTCGTCCTTCGCACGACGCTCAAGGGCGTCGATCGCTCGCTCGAGGAGGCCGCGGCTGGGCTCGGCGCCAGCCCGCTCGTGGTCTTTCGCGAGGTGACGCTGCCGCTGACCGCGACCGGCGTTCTCGTCGGGGCGCTCTTTGCCTTCATCATCTCGATCAACGAATTCATCATGGCGCTGTTCCTCGGGACGGCCGAGGTCAAGACGCTGCCGGTCGCCATCTGGCCGAAGATCCGCTACCTGCTGACGCCGATCGTGGCGGCGGCCTCGAGCGTCATCATCGTCATCACGGTGCTGCTGCTCGTCATCTGCGCGCGCCTCATGAACATCCGCCGGCTGGTCGAGATGAAATGA
- the mgtE gene encoding magnesium transporter codes for MDEATPPASDSVRPATEESPVTSRFVARIGDLLEAGDLDRLRAAVEELHAADLADLVEHLEPDQRVRLFSTLGEHLDFDVYAELDETVRDQIVEDLPNDQLAAAVRELDSDDAVYLLDGLDADDQSDVLAQVPESDRAQIERSLQYPEESAGRLMQTEFIAVPPYWTVGHTIDHMRDTEDLPETFTEIYVVDPTFHLLGTVRLDRLLRTKRPVRIQELMDDDVSSLEVGLDQEQVARQFERYDLYSAPVVDENGRLIGVVTADDVMEVIQSEAEEDIKALGGVGDESISDTVIRIARGRFAWLLVNLATAVLASLVIGLFDATIEQMVALAVLMPIVASMGGNAATQTMTVAVRALATKELSVVNARRIVWREAVVGLLNGLLFAAIMAGVAIVWFGSNQLGLVIAAAMLVNMLVAGIAGILIPMALERLGADPAIASSVFVTTVTDVIGFFAFLGLATLVLV; via the coding sequence ATGGACGAGGCAACGCCCCCCGCCAGCGATAGCGTGCGCCCGGCGACCGAGGAAAGCCCGGTTACCAGCCGTTTCGTCGCACGCATTGGCGACCTCCTCGAGGCCGGCGATCTCGATCGCTTGCGCGCCGCCGTCGAAGAGTTGCACGCCGCCGACCTTGCCGATCTGGTGGAACACCTGGAGCCGGACCAGCGCGTCCGCCTCTTTTCGACGCTCGGCGAGCATCTCGACTTCGACGTCTATGCCGAACTCGATGAAACGGTCCGCGACCAGATCGTCGAGGACCTGCCCAACGATCAACTCGCCGCCGCTGTGCGCGAACTCGATTCCGACGACGCCGTCTACCTGCTGGACGGTCTAGACGCGGACGACCAGAGCGACGTTCTGGCGCAGGTTCCCGAGAGCGATCGCGCCCAGATCGAGCGCAGCCTGCAATATCCTGAAGAGAGCGCCGGCCGTCTCATGCAGACGGAGTTCATCGCGGTGCCTCCCTATTGGACGGTCGGCCACACCATCGACCATATGCGCGATACCGAGGACCTGCCGGAGACGTTCACCGAGATCTACGTGGTCGACCCGACTTTCCACCTGCTCGGTACCGTCCGGCTCGACCGTCTGTTGCGCACCAAACGCCCGGTCCGCATCCAGGAACTGATGGACGACGACGTCTCGAGCCTCGAGGTCGGTCTCGACCAGGAGCAGGTCGCCCGTCAGTTCGAGCGGTACGACCTCTACTCGGCGCCGGTCGTCGACGAGAACGGCCGGCTCATCGGTGTCGTCACCGCCGACGATGTCATGGAAGTGATCCAGAGCGAGGCCGAGGAGGACATCAAGGCGCTCGGCGGCGTCGGCGACGAATCCATTTCCGATACCGTCATCCGCATTGCCCGTGGCCGATTCGCTTGGCTCCTCGTGAACCTCGCGACGGCAGTCCTCGCCTCGCTGGTGATCGGCCTTTTCGATGCGACCATCGAGCAGATGGTCGCGCTGGCGGTGCTGATGCCGATCGTCGCCTCGATGGGGGGCAACGCCGCGACGCAGACGATGACCGTCGCGGTGCGCGCGCTCGCGACCAAGGAGCTGAGTGTCGTCAATGCCCGGCGCATCGTCTGGCGCGAGGCCGTCGTTGGATTGCTCAACGGGCTACTCTTTGCCGCCATCATGGCCGGCGTCGCGATCGTCTGGTTCGGGTCCAATCAGCTCGGCCTCGTCATCGCTGCGGCCATGCTGGTCAACATGCTGGTTGCCGGCATCGCCGGCATCCTGATACCCATGGCCCTCGAACGCCTCGGGGCCGACCCGGCCATCGCCTCGAGCGTATTCGTGACGACGGTCACGGACGTGATCGGGTTTTTTGCTTTCCTTGGCCTTGCAACCCTGGTTCTCGTCTGA
- a CDS encoding polysaccharide deacetylase family protein, with protein MMIRAFSLLALVATIASPGVADACTPKRGAVQMGRTVVLDTSQPSHHGSINHGETGILKKGEVIITFDDGPIPQRTRPILDSLDRHCVKATFFAVGRMAMAYPDTLREVVRRGHTLAGHTWSHANLGRTGLSGGRNEVERGFAALEAITGRPASSLFRFPYLSTSRVLLAELTKANVGSISVDVVSGDTDGYSAEKMLRVTMERLRARGNGILLFHDIKKETVRAVPMILDALAAEGYKVVHLKTRAPYQARADLVAEYRRILDKRAPLVADAGVSRPTPTVALPVRRTTVAAVAETTGGGSFFSFASASIASEGSERAKLALDRESRELPAPTRARPKPGEVARTEEGTAEAGTTAATATSTEGTQAEPSRVAALAPTAPTITDLPARRQQTAAASPARVDQEPIVGSLPRRRPASPDDPSSGIKANKPDEAADRMPPPVATDADAKPEFAVAPVAPAAAAKHTPEAGSEATNEMPGIERKRPAIVLGSPTLEVAKPADEMPAEPLSHASVPESAAPSVATTPAGSTPTIAGAPVAGASEVVRSASAPATAGATTSATEGAAAPAAASGPGAPGAVARKPAGIGTADPMAGASKKPAAAAVAQPPRQQGAGERVTTARRTPATTNAALPRNAQRGVSAATAPQPTAPDVATTRAAKATAALRRKRAEALRRAALQAEQEQLRRASAAIEARRRAAAAAAQAELAKPPVASAPASAPTGGGQTELQKIWQREPFRTR; from the coding sequence ATGATGATCAGAGCTTTCTCGCTTCTCGCTCTCGTGGCGACGATCGCGTCACCTGGAGTCGCGGATGCGTGCACTCCCAAGCGCGGGGCCGTACAGATGGGCCGAACCGTGGTGCTGGACACCAGCCAGCCCAGCCACCACGGCTCGATCAACCACGGCGAGACCGGCATCCTGAAAAAGGGCGAGGTGATCATCACCTTCGACGACGGCCCTATCCCTCAGCGCACGCGCCCGATCCTCGACAGCCTCGATCGCCACTGCGTGAAGGCCACGTTCTTTGCGGTGGGCCGCATGGCCATGGCCTATCCGGACACGCTGCGCGAAGTGGTGCGGCGGGGCCACACGCTGGCCGGGCACACCTGGAGCCACGCGAACCTCGGACGCACCGGCCTTTCCGGCGGCCGCAACGAGGTGGAGCGCGGATTTGCGGCGCTCGAGGCGATCACGGGGCGGCCGGCCTCGTCCCTCTTTCGCTTTCCCTACCTTTCGACCTCTCGCGTGCTGCTCGCCGAGCTGACCAAAGCCAACGTCGGCTCCATCTCCGTCGACGTGGTCAGCGGTGACACCGACGGCTACAGCGCCGAAAAGATGCTGCGCGTCACGATGGAGCGCCTCAGGGCGCGCGGCAACGGCATCCTGCTGTTCCACGACATCAAGAAGGAGACCGTGCGGGCCGTCCCGATGATCCTCGATGCGCTCGCCGCCGAGGGCTACAAGGTGGTCCACCTCAAGACCCGCGCGCCCTATCAAGCCCGTGCGGACCTCGTCGCCGAGTACCGCCGCATCCTCGACAAGCGGGCGCCGCTGGTCGCCGATGCCGGAGTGAGCCGGCCGACGCCGACCGTGGCGTTGCCGGTACGCCGGACCACCGTTGCCGCGGTGGCCGAGACCACCGGCGGCGGCTCGTTCTTCTCTTTCGCCTCGGCGAGCATCGCGAGCGAGGGTAGCGAGAGAGCCAAATTGGCACTCGATCGGGAATCGCGCGAGCTGCCAGCGCCGACACGCGCAAGGCCGAAGCCCGGCGAGGTTGCGCGGACCGAAGAAGGCACCGCGGAGGCGGGGACCACCGCCGCCACGGCAACATCCACCGAAGGAACACAAGCCGAGCCAAGCCGTGTCGCGGCGCTCGCGCCGACCGCACCCACGATCACCGACCTACCAGCGCGGCGCCAGCAGACCGCGGCCGCCAGTCCGGCTCGCGTCGATCAGGAGCCCATCGTCGGCTCGCTGCCGCGGCGACGCCCAGCTTCGCCCGACGACCCCTCGTCCGGCATCAAGGCCAACAAGCCGGACGAAGCGGCGGACCGGATGCCCCCGCCCGTGGCGACCGATGCCGACGCCAAACCCGAGTTCGCGGTGGCTCCCGTGGCACCGGCAGCTGCGGCAAAGCACACGCCCGAGGCCGGGTCCGAGGCAACCAACGAGATGCCCGGGATCGAACGCAAGCGGCCCGCAATAGTGCTCGGAAGCCCGACCCTCGAGGTCGCCAAGCCGGCGGACGAAATGCCTGCGGAACCGCTCTCACATGCTAGCGTTCCGGAAAGCGCCGCTCCCTCGGTCGCGACGACACCCGCCGGCAGCACGCCGACCATCGCCGGAGCGCCCGTTGCCGGCGCCAGCGAGGTGGTGCGCTCGGCGAGCGCGCCGGCCACGGCGGGCGCCACGACGTCGGCCACCGAAGGCGCGGCGGCACCAGCCGCTGCGAGTGGTCCCGGTGCACCCGGCGCGGTCGCCCGCAAACCGGCGGGCATCGGCACCGCGGATCCGATGGCGGGGGCCTCCAAGAAGCCGGCTGCCGCGGCGGTGGCACAACCGCCCCGTCAGCAGGGTGCCGGCGAGCGTGTCACCACGGCGCGGCGGACACCCGCCACGACCAATGCCGCGCTGCCCCGAAACGCCCAGCGCGGTGTGAGCGCCGCGACGGCGCCGCAGCCGACGGCACCGGACGTGGCAACGACGCGTGCCGCGAAGGCGACGGCGGCCTTGCGGCGCAAGCGGGCGGAGGCCCTGCGGCGAGCCGCGCTTCAAGCTGAACAGGAGCAACTTCGCCGGGCTTCGGCCGCGATCGAGGCGCGCAGGCGCGCCGCGGCCGCAGCCGCCCAGGCGGAACTGGCCAAGCCGCCGGTCGCATCGGCCCCCGCGTCCGCACCGACGGGCGGCGGCCAGACCGAATTGCAGAAGATCTGGCAGCGCGAGCCGTTCAGGACGCGCT